The Argentina anserina chromosome 5, drPotAnse1.1, whole genome shotgun sequence genome includes the window ggaagatgattaataaggtgggcggaagtaatgacagcatcaccccaaaggtatttaggcatgttggcactaaagagaatacaccgagccatttcaagtaaatgacgattttttctttcagaaaccccattttgctcaggtgtgtaaggacacgttgtttgatgaacaatcccgtgtgtgttaaagaactcttgaaagacatgattcacatattccccccccccattatcagaccgAAGAATgcgaatggtggcattatattgtgtttggacagaggtatagaaggcacgaaaagctggaaaaacctcatttttatttttaagaagaacaatccatgaaagacgtgtgcaatcatcaataaatgacacaaaatatcgcattCCTGATACAGTTGACTCTTtcgagggtccccaaacatcagaatggattaattcaaaaggaagaaaacttttagtagaagtactaggggaataagtagatcgatgactcttgcccaaaacacatgtctcacaacataaacaagactcgtccacattaataaataaagtaggcatggattttttcataacactaaaggatggatgccctaagcgacgatgccataaccaaacttcacttagcttgtcagaagtggagagtaaagcggtctgagacggtccccctggtttttcccctgcgtatgtcagatccagatgaaacaaccggcccctcagatacccccgaccaattacccgtctggtgagaagatcctgaaatatcacatacataggaaaaaagatcacagagcactgagcgtcagcgttcaattggggaacagatatcaaatgatgagataaagcaggaacatggagtacattgtgaagctctatggtgggagtaatacgaacagaccctgtccctaatacggggaatgcctcaccattagcattagtaacataaggTACGGGTGGAGAGgataatacggtaaaataagatttggcataagtcatatgatcagatgcaccagaatcaataatccaggtatcagaactaacagagtgagaaatattgaaggccataccaatttgaccacggccaacgatggatgcggtaggtgctcctccagcagtatgatgatcctgcccaaccacaccatagatatcgggtTCCGGAACTAAGTGAAGAGCTGCTGTTGCTTTTTCCtggggacgataattaggcctcttgGGCCTAAGATgtggatataatttccaataggtcgcacgagcatggttggtgtcatggcaataagagcaaggagggcggggctgattcccgaaacctggtggtggtccttgtcgatgaaggggagcggaagttgcttgcggaaggggtggtgccggagatcgagcatgaacagtaaggctggaaatgaCAGCCGGTGCCGGAAGAATACTCTcttgctgagactcatcctttcggatataggtgaaagcggtgagtaggctaggtggttcggtcattcggagcaattcgcctttcgcactggtatgctttgcatcaagacctttcagaaaatggtgaactcgttcaagctccttctccttttggtaccaaacgatatcctcttgattttgaatcatgcaaggacgtttcacatcaatctcagcccaaatattctttagtttggtgaaatagtgcgccaccggttgcccatcctggtgtatggctaaagctgtgcacattaactcatgaacctgtatgaaatcagagtcattagtaaatAAGCTAGttagtgtctcccatattgcctgTGCGGtggcacatgcctccaccagatcaactatctcatcattcatagctttccataaGATGGACTTGACAAGACCGTCGTCGTCGTCCCATttgttgtaggcaacaatatcctcaggactagtagccttagtgacgccggtgacatgtcccttcttgtgcatgcctcgaagatgagcagtcatgagtcgtttccatttacggaaattggttccgtTCAGTTTGGTGCCCCCAAATGACCCACTGTCAGAActtttgacagatacttcgaaggtcgggagctgagaaccctcagtttcgtgtccagaacccattaaaaagaaacaaggTATTAAGAtagcaaacaaaaacaaaattgagaACAATCTGTCGCCGGTGTATTTGCACTGACGGTGAGTATGCAATGACAGAATCTGGCGAACCGGGTCAGATCGATGGACCGGGTCGGAGTACCGAGTCGGGTTGgaggaccgggtcgggtcggaggACCGGGTCAGATCTGTTGACCAGGTCGGTCTATGTGGACCGGGCCGGATCAAgagcgggccgggtcggatccGGGTAGATAAATATGTTTCGCCGAAATCGGGGTTTTTGAAattggggtttctgaaattgCTTGAAAGCTCGTGGAGGATACCAAGGAGGAGCGACGTCTTCGGTGGTGGAGCGTGACCAGAGCGAGGAGGAGCGACGTCACGGTGGTGGAACGTGACCGGACCGGCAGTGGGAGCaccaaagagagagagagagactggaGCGTCGCGGAGGAGCAGGCCGGGTCGATGAGCTCCGGAGGTAGGCCGCGGCTACGGAGGCGTCGTCGAGAGGCGAGTCTCTGGTAGCGGCGATGAGGAGCAGCGGCGAGAGAGGGTTAGGCAGCGGCTGGAGGAGCACCGGAGCAGCGGTTAACCGGCCGGAAAAAAgcgaaaagaagaaaagagtacgaaggctctgataccaactagaAAAGGTATGAAGCTTGTATATTGCttgaatttgaattgatgaattcatatacagattacaatggtatatataggctaattcatACTAACCACCTACTCACTCCACTATCTCCACTATACCTACTACATTCCACTCacagtgtgtgtgtgtgagagagagagagagagagagagagagagagagagagagatttggATGAGGTTTTGGTGGGTTCGTTGCCGACCTAGCGAGTCGGATATAGATGGTACGAATGTACGATCGATCTTGCTGCTTCTACTTTCTGGACTATGTCTTAGATGTTCAAATTCCTtttatcaaattcaaagaactAGTGTTTGTAGTGAGCTTAAAGAAAGTCCAATAAAAAATTGTTTATATCATCAAAGCATAAtaagttaaaacttaaaagacTTGTAATTCATACTAAATGACggtattttaaaatattgtaGCCCTTTtactaattttttatataataatatTCGTGATTTACACGTAAATTAGGAGACTAGTGTATTGGTAACATCATAAAAACTACTAGATCACTAGTAGTGGTTAAACAATTTGTAGAAGAATTCGCTTCTACGGCTCTACCCTCATTGAACCCTAGCCGGTTGCGGCATTAGCACCAAGGGTTCCCAATGTGGCTCTTTAGAAAATGCAGGGTACAATTGTCTTTCTCAAACACTGCCGAACTTATTTGACGCTTATTTGAGCGCTTTTAAAGTGACTCCGATAGTATTTGACGGTGCAATGTCCCCCAATCCAAGAAAATGTCAGGAAACGCGCCGGAAAGGTCTGAATATGAGACGCAAACAATCGAAAACGTTTACAATACGTGGCCAAAAAGACAGTTCTACCCCTTTGTAAGACAATTTGAATACCTTGGTCTCGTGTTTGCTGTCGTTTATTTCACTTTGAAAAAGGTTGCAGGCTCCTCTAATTCTAATTCAAATAAGTAAAACCTCCCTCCACCTCTTCCGCCACCATTGCCGCGATGGCCAGCAACAATCTCTTCACGTCATTAATCTCCGACATCAAATCCTACTCCGGCAAGGACCCACTTCTCCCTTGGCTAAGGTCCTCCTATTCTTCCCATTATCTCAATCCAACACTTTTCTCTAAAGTCTAAACCAAATGTTGGGTGTAGAGGGATTCGAAGACTTCAAGACTCACTCCCCCAGAAGCTTCTAGAAGAAAAGCTCCCCCGCTTCCTACAGAAATGCGCCCAGACCTTCCATTTTGATGAGCGCTACCGCAACGAGCCTCACTGCCTCCGAGTCTAGTTAAAGCTGGTAAATAGTCACATTGATTTTATGATTGTAACGAGACGCATTAATTGATTCGTTTAGAACTTTCCTGCCAACGCCTATAAGCTTATTTTTGCTACAATTGTGTTTTCGCTGCTCCACGTGGCACTCTAAGCAAAGGTGATATGTGTTCCCTTTACTATAGTACTAGAAACTGCCCACACCCCTATGAGTGTGAAAAAATGAGCGGTTATTATTGTGAATATGTGATTTTCTAAAAATATTTATGTTTTGACTATAAAATCTATGTTTCTTTGTATGTTAATGTGAGAtgtgaaatgatatttttggatgttcgTAATTTGGTAGTACTTAGAATGCTGGCTTTATAGTAATGGAGATATATTTGACTGTTTGGGTGTCCTCAACTTTTCACGGGCCAAGGTCCAGAGTCCAGACACAATCAACAAACCAAGTCCAAGGATTGGAAGAAATGAGATGAGCTTATGATGAAGATCCCAACTGGCCAACTCCCAATAACAAATAGTTGTGTCTCTCTTAGTAGTCAGTACACCCGAGCATTTTATCCTTACAGCTCTCTGCTCTATTTTCTGGTTTCTTTGAAATGTTATTCAAGTTAGGAacccaaatattttttgcaGGAGAGAAATGGAAAATACTTGTGTCCATATACTAGTATTGGACGTATGGGTGCAAACTCCTCTTATTTCTTTACTTTTCATAATGTGAATTTAAAATACTAACTGTTGAAAAATTTTAATAATCAATAAATATCAcattttgtaaaaaaatcaatgtaaaaaaatatcgtttgcgtagccaATTGTAACAAACAAACATACCACTGATTATGAGATAACTATTTTTATCATGActattcatttgtttgatgtaaTCGACTTAGCAaatgatttttgtttcaattcatattttacATAGATAATCTTCATTGATCGATTGATCGTTTAGACgattaatattttaaaatcacacttctaaaaaatataaaaataaaaaagggtaTAAACATGTGTGTGTATGGACACAAGTATTTTCCGAGGGAAATTGTTTATTACCTAACCAAACAGTAGGgcacaaaaattaaaaagagaaaaatcagaaaatgttGAGAAAATTCATTGAACTGGTGACCAATTTTTCTATGTTGGTTCAATGCACAAGTAATGGTGATAAAGGAACCTTGGCCAAAATTGCACCAAAGTCTAATATCATGGGTAGCTGCTGACTTTGAAAAAGGCATTGAAAGAGACTAATGAACCATATAAACAGTCATTTGAAGGTTTACCAGAAGCTTAAGTTGCAGCAATAAACTTTACGTCTGTAGAAAACTTCCCTACGTATTTTTGATGTATGTCATAGTGTCATACTAAACGTATTCGCCTAAACATATACGCTTCAGTTACATTTCTTTTCCTAAAACGTATGCTGAATTTGAAGAATGTTTGCACAACGCTAAGATAACATTGTAGAATCATTAGTTCCTCTTATTATCGAGTCATGTAAATGATATCAACTTTGTATTATTGCCTAATTAAGAATTGACAAATTAATTACAACGTATAAGGAGAGTCGGAGATTGGCCAACCAAGTAGCTTATGGCACTAATTACTTTCGCTAAGAGTGAGTGTGTAAACCAAACATCCAAACCATTGGTGCAACAACAGTTTCAGTTAAGTATTACCAACTTTTAATCTATATATGATCAAAAATGAGTTTATCAGTTATACTTCTTATATGTAATTACTAATTACATGTTCTTAAATATCTTATactcaaataaaatgaaatagtAAATTATCAAGGATTATAAAGGTGTGATGACTTAATTTACTAAgtcaattttaattaaattaataaacttatatcatatatacttAGATGTAAGGTAGATAATTGATctaataaaattaatatatacatgtcatttaGTGTTTAGACATTTCCACAAACTTCATAATGTCTGTCGATATTTCTCGAAATTTTCATagaaatttctattttttagaTTGTCGATATTTCCAAtggatattttagtccttgatttcaaatatgacattaataaatattttgtttttatattgTTATGAAGATATCTAAAAGACTAAAACCTATAAAATCAACGGTTTGATCACTATTGTAACTGTAGGCTgtaggagaaaagaaaagaaaagactaAAACCTATAAAATCAAAGTCCAAAATCTAATGCTTGGTTTGGTGGTCAAAGTAAACTAGACGCGTGTGCTCCATGATGTAACCTAGCCCAACTCCCCTATTTACTTTCTCCAATATATTTTGAGGTAACTTTAGTCAAGTCTCTCACTTTTATCACGGATTTTGCAAACCATTTCCAGACCGAAAGCTCTAGCAAAGTTGAAGAAAGCTAGCTTTTTGCATTGCATTGCATTGCATTCAGAGCTTCACAGAGAACCCATTTCTCCCTATCCAAAGAGATCACATATTCAGCTGAGAATCACGAGCACCATTATAGCCCAGAACAACCCACTTGAGGGTTTTTGAACCCATCACAGAAAGGAGCGTCCTTTGGGtagtttgagctttcaagTAGAGATTGCAAAATGGCTGCTAAGGAATCAAGCTCTGCTGCTTCAACAGATTGTAAAATCAAAAGGGTGCtgacacacaatggtagataTGCGCAGTACAATGTGTTTGGGAACTTGTTTGAGGTCTCTAGCAAGTATGTCCCGCCTATTAGGCCAATTGGTAGAGGTGCTTATGGCATTGTCTGGTAAGTTTCTGCttaaagttttgatctttttgGCTTTGGAATTGGGTTAATATTTGTGTACTATCTATGTGGTGAAATGGGTAATGATAATCAGGACCATTATGAAGAAAACGTGTATGAAATAAAGCTTAGAGGGACTATTTAACTgataatattttgttttggattGGTATGGTTTGTTATTCCAGTTTTGTTTGTTGGATTTATTTGATCTCTTGGTATTGTACTAACATATAAAAAGGAGGGAATATGGTGGGAATTTTATTCTTGTGGAAGTTGCAGTTACCATGTCAACTGattatttttctcttattgTTACATGAATTTGGTGATAACTGCTGATATACCATGGAGCTGATTTCTTGAATATGATTCTTGGTAGTTGAGCAGGCTCGGTTTGCTAGGTTTTATGCTTTTATTCGGGTCATCAATCTGTAATCAAGAGCAAATTAGTCTACAATACTGCGTATAAACTGATGCATGTCTTGTTTCTTTTGACATAGTATGATAGTGGTTGATAacaatttcctttttcttattttcttcagTGCTGCTGTTAATTCAGACACACATGAGGAAGTTGCCATTAAGAAGATCGGTAATGCTTTCGATAACATAATAGATGCCAAGAGGACGTTGAGAGAAATCAAGCTTCTTCGCCATATGGATCATGAGaatgtaagttttatttttgagTAATAATTGAACTTATAAGGAAGTCTAAGATAAAATTCATTCTGATACAGTGTTATGTGGCTATGGATTGGATAAATATGCCAAATTTACTCATCCACTTGCAACTCTTAGTTTCACTTATCCCATGGGAAAAATACTTATTGAATTGGTGTTCCATAAAATAGCATCTGCCAATGGGGACGGTAAACAAGTGCCTAAAAGGTTCTGAAAATGGTTATCAGTTATCCATGCTTAATACTCAGATAGGTGTTTCTTATGTGTATCAAATAAGTGCACTTCACTGGCTATGAGGGGAAACATCTCACACACCTGATCAGTGTGCTATGACCTTGGTACCTCATTCTTGTCTGTCTGGGATTATGTATAGGCATGTCCACGTTTGTGTAGCCATATCCAGACCTGGTTCTTTCACAAGTGCCCTTATGAGTTTCTTTTCTCTTAAATTTCATACGTTACTTATATTTGGGTCTGCTCTCAGTGCTCTGTATAACTGCTCAGCTAATCGTCTCCTCAGGTTATTGGCCTCAAGGACATCATACGACCGCCCAAAAAAGACACCTTCAATGATGTATATATTGTTTATGAGTTGATGGACACTGATCTTCATCAGATAATTCGTTCTGACCAACAACTCACAGATGATCATTGTCAGGTACGGAACAACGGCATCAATGAGTCTTCATACCTGTCATTTTTCTTATACATTTCAATATCTTTTTGCTGCTGCAGTAATTATTatagctttcaaaattgaactTCCTAATTTTGATGCTTGATGAGTACATTTTAATGAAAAAGGTTGATGAGATCTTAAGATAAACACCTTAATAGAAGGGAAATTGTTTAATGTTTGATATGTAAAGATTCTGTTATATAAActtataaaaagaaaagaagtagtctcatttttaaaaaatttcaactGTTAGAATTCAAAAGTTCTTGTTGAttttgagtatatatatatatatatatatatatatatatatacagtcccctTCCAGAGCGGAGCTCTgttttgaaattaaagtgCGGGGTTCCTTATTTGACCCACTTTTCGGTCactttttcacatctccaccattcagtAATTATTGGTGATCCTTAAGGCATTGAAAAACAATTAAATCaccaaattgaatgaaattgtgTGGATGATCTATATACATACCTAACTACTGAATGGTGAAAATGTGAAAAATTGATTGAAAAGTGAGTCAAATAAGGAACCCCGcactttaatttcaaaacGGGGCTCCGCTCTGGATGGGGACTGTGTGTGGTATTAATGTTTTCTGTCAATCAACGGACCGTCTGATTATGTTTACCTATCCCGGTTAAAATTATAGATGGGAGTGTGATATCCTCTCAAGTAAAGATGTGAGTGTGTGATGTAATTCTTGAATGTTTTAGTGTGGGTTTGCTCGTCTCTTAGTTTGAGTGTTTCTGACGAACTAATTCTAGATTCTTATCCTGAAACATGCAGTACTTTCTGTACCAGCTGTTAAGAGGACTAAAATATGTTCACTCTGCCAATGTTCTGCACCGGGATCTGAAGCCAAGTAATTTGCTTCTTAATGCTAACTGCGACCTTAAAATCGGAGATTTTGGACTAGCAAGAACAACATCTGAGACGGATTTCATGACTGAATATGTTGTTACTCGTTGGTATCGAGCACCAGAGTTGCTTCTTAATTGTTCAGAGTACACTGCTGCAATTGATATATGGTCTGTTGGTTGCATACTTGGTGAAATCATAACCAGAGAACCTCTGTTTCCTGGGAAGGATTATGTTCATCAGCTGAGGCTTATCACAGAGGTACTACTTTAAGATCTTTCAGATGAACATAAACAAGCTTACAAGCATTATATTTTGTTCTGCTGATCTGTGGTTGAATTTGCATCAATAAATATTgaatataaaaggaaaatgcAACCTAGCTTGATAGTTTTCTACATTCTTCAATCCACTTCTCTCTGTTTATTGTCATTCTCTTTGTCTGGAGAGTTCCTGTCTCATTATAGCATatgctatttttttttgtgtgtgtggggGGGAGATCCTTGGTTCAGACCTCCTTGTGAtaaaagaatataaaaaatatatttcatattggACATTTGTAGGTGCCACCATAATCaataatgaaacaaaacaGCTCAGTTTCTATACGTTaatagttcattaaatcattAGTCTGCGAAGTTATCGCCAGGGGATTATAGTCCTGGGAAATGGTTTGGGCATTGTTGTTTCTTGCCAAGTTCTATTTTCAAAAGCTACTAATTTCAGTAAGCTGTAATAATATATGCTAGTTAAAGATAGGTATTCATATGTTTAGAGTACATCACGCAAAATCTCTGGCTGTAGCCGATGGTCTATTACGTCCTGCCACTTTCTTAGTGAACAAatttatgagttttttttttaacatggGAAGTTGATTACAAGTGATAGTCAGATGTGCATGGAACATAATGTTATGGTTTTGGTTGGTTAAAGTTAATAGGTTCACCTGATGATGCAAGTCTCGGATTCCTTCGAAGTGATAACACCCGCAGATATGTAAAACAGCTCCCACAATTCCGAAGGCAACAGTTCTCTGCTAGATTCCCTAATATGTCGCCTGGGGGTTTGGATTTGCTGGAGAAAATGCTTGTCTTTGATCCCACCAGACGCATTACTGGTACAAGAAATGGGTTTATACGTTGTAGAGCTTTTTCCAAGCGTTGGATCATATTGAGTCAATGTTTTTATCTGACTCATGGTTATATCTGTTTGCAGTTGACGAAGCACTTTGTCACCCGTACTTGTCGTCCCTTCACGACAACAATGATGAGCCTATTTGCCCCAGGCCTTtccattttgattttgagaaaCCATCATGCACTGAAGAGCACATCAAAGAGCTCATCTGGAGGGAAGCAGTGAAGTATAATCCAGAGCCAACTCATTAGAAGGCATGCTTTTCTAGGTCtgcaaatacatattatgaaCGAGTCCCACTGTAACAATGTATCATGAATCACATTCGGAATAGCTACTTAAAGATTGTGTACTTGCAAATTGATTTCAACTGATGTACAAGGAGCTGAATTCGATGGTTGTTATGTTCTTGACAGACTCCAGGGCATAGTAGAATCTCAGTTGGGACAGAAAGATTGTGCATGCTGTATTATGGATTTTTACAATTAACCACCTGGTGTAAAATCAATAGATGTGAAGCttgcttctttttttattgtaaGAATGAATCTGGTGTTCCTTGTTTTAAGCTTGCCTCCATTAGGGTGAGACCGTAAGAGCCCACCAAATAAGAAACTATTTATTTATTGGCTAAACACTCGTTAGGGGAAGAATGCCTAAAACACTTAGAAGCCCCGATTAGGCAGGCATTCTTCTCCAAGGTCTCCCACCCCCTAGCACCTAGGCTGGCTAGGCGGCCGATTTTAAGTTAATTGCGTCTGCACAATTCATCATCATTTACAACGATCCACTTCATAATCCACGTCTTTGGATGGTACTCCCCTGTTTGGGATGATTACAAACGCCATATTTAAATTCAGTGACCAGAATTTTTATGAGCCTGCTTGAACATCTCCCATTTACCTAATTTTCTTACACTGGACCTCGATTGTGGTCATCCTTGTGTTATGGAATTAGTGAATTACGTGTATTATATGCTTCATTTGATTGGATATTCTCATATTCATGAAATCAACATTGCTTTGATTTTGGTCTTCAAAATATAGCACATTTGTTAACTTCAATTGCAATCAGTGCCAATGTACAACTTAATTTGGTAAACATCTCTGGTCATTCTCTGGATCTGCGGTCTCTGGCATTTGCCAAGTGTCTCAACCTGTGTCTTCCCTAGATCTTTTTATGTTGGTTAAGTCGATTGAAGTTTTCGTACTCTTACagaatgaagaagaaataGTTATTCACAAAGCTCTATCCCAACTTACTGGATCGGAGGTGAATTTCTTGCAGCTCCCTGAGTATCAACCTTGGGGTCATATCCAAACCTCGATTCGAGTAGATACTTCTCTAATGATGGATTATTGCTTGCTTGTTCGTTTATTGTAATTATGGATTTGGTTCTGAAAATCTGTTTTAGCAATATTATAGGGATCCTAACCTCTATGGAAGCAGTTTCTCAAGATAGTACAAATATTAAAGTAATCTGTCACTGACCAGAAGAGTAATATATGATCTTACATAgtaatattttgtttttgcctAGATATAGTTCGTCTATCTTGAGAAGAAATCATTAGTTGTTTTTTAATCAATGATTATTAAAGTACAGTGTTCTGAGGATATTTGGATCTGTCACAAGTATTTTCCTCTGTAAGTGCACTGCTGAAGTTGCATACTATCAACTGGTGAATTTTCTTCTGGGAAATTACAAACCCCGAGCTTCTCTGGACCCTGGTCTGCCAGAAGCTCACACGGCTGCGGAACCACTCCACTTGAAATCCCAGCAATATCAGTGCAGTTCCAAGGTACTTTCTTTGCCTTCTTTGCCATTGCTATTGTAACATTAGATATGCAAATCCCAGTAAATGGATCACCAGTTAATCCCCCCAGCTTACCTGCTATTGTTACATTCTCTGCTACCATATCACGATAATTTATGTTCTGAATCACTGGAAGTGCATTAGGATCATAACCATCATCTGCATGCGATCCATAATCTCCTGCAATCCAAAATACATACTTCATGGTTTTCATAGTCATCCTCCTGACATATATGTCTTTCACAAAACCTCCTCTTCCTACAGCGGTTTTGATTCTGACTGCTGATTCTGTGTTGATGGCAAGGATATCCTCAGCCCTGACATCTTGGATCCCACCGGACATCTCACTTCCGAGTGCAATCACAGCACTAAATGGAGAAATGCATGTCAAACGTCTGATCACAAGTGCTTTGGTTGGCATCCCAAAAGCAATACCATACTCATCCCAACCACTCTTTACGGCTATGCAATCATCTCCGGAGACAATGTAACAGTCCTCAATTCGAGTATTAGTGCAAGAGTCTGCACAATAAAATGTGATAGTTTGGTTAATAATTGAGGAGCACTTTACTATTTTATGTTAAAGTTTAATTAACATTTTTTGCAGATTAGCAAAAGCAagaaatcaatatatatactaattgaGCTTGCTTACCAGGATTGATCCCATCTGTATTTGGTGATGTCACTGGTGCAAGGATTGTAAGGCCCTGAACAAGAACATTGCTGCATTTTTCATCTTTGTTAGTTCAAATCTTTAACTTACAAAAGACTCAAACTTAGTGAGTTTGAGAGCTGATATATGCAAGCTGACTGAATAACTCTGAATGCAGTTCTTACAGCATTAGACATAATCGCATAGCAATTAGAGAGAAACAAATAGCAGAGCCAGAGCAAGAAATTACCTGCTGTAAACAGGATGAACATTCCATGATGGAGAATTCACCAAAGTGAGGTTGGAAATCTGGATATTCTCTGAGAACATGATTTCGATCAGGTATGGCCGAGTGTACTTTAAGTCCCCTTTACGGAATTTTTGCCACCATAGTTCACCTTGACCATCAATTGTGCCATTTTCCcctaatatatatgtacctcaTAAACTCAGCAAAATTTCTCAACAGTATTATCCACAATTGAAGCATATCTCGTGCT containing:
- the LOC126796456 gene encoding mitogen-activated protein kinase 4-like, giving the protein MAAKESSSAASTDCKIKRVLTHNGRYAQYNVFGNLFEVSSKYVPPIRPIGRGAYGIVCAAVNSDTHEEVAIKKIGNAFDNIIDAKRTLREIKLLRHMDHENVIGLKDIIRPPKKDTFNDVYIVYELMDTDLHQIIRSDQQLTDDHCQYFLYQLLRGLKYVHSANVLHRDLKPSNLLLNANCDLKIGDFGLARTTSETDFMTEYVVTRWYRAPELLLNCSEYTAAIDIWSVGCILGEIITREPLFPGKDYVHQLRLITELIGSPDDASLGFLRSDNTRRYVKQLPQFRRQQFSARFPNMSPGGLDLLEKMLVFDPTRRITVDEALCHPYLSSLHDNNDEPICPRPFHFDFEKPSCTEEHIKELIWREAVKYNPEPTH
- the LOC126796455 gene encoding probable polygalacturonase, which gives rise to MMGGFWRTPQRAQLSKMAMVVLLVLVFLCTNGVESRKAKKADCFEYSAISCRAQSASLIDFGGVGDGTTSNTKAFQAAIQHLSQYESQGGSQLFVPAGKWLTGSFNLTSHFTLYLHKDAVLLASQDENEWPVIDPLPSYGRGRDTAGGRFISLIFGTNLTDVVVTGENGTIDGQGELWWQKFRKGDLKYTRPYLIEIMFSENIQISNLTLVNSPSWNVHPVYSSNVLVQGLTILAPVTSPNTDGINPDSCTNTRIEDCYIVSGDDCIAVKSGWDEYGIAFGMPTKALVIRRLTCISPFSAVIALGSEMSGGIQDVRAEDILAINTESAVRIKTAVGRGGFVKDIYVRRMTMKTMKYVFWIAGDYGSHADDGYDPNALPVIQNINYRDMVAENVTIAGKLGGLTGDPFTGICISNVTIAMAKKAKKVPWNCTDIAGISSGVVPQPCELLADQGPEKLGVCNFPEENSPVDSMQLQQCTYRGKYL